The following are encoded together in the Pleurocapsa sp. FMAR1 genome:
- a CDS encoding diguanylate cyclase domain-containing protein: MNKNYQEKLQERILIVDDLPENTRLLSSLLSNKGYRVDSATDGKMALSIIKTISPDLILLDIMLPIMDGYHVCRVLKSQAETQRIPIIFLSGLDSEYDKVEAFRVGAADYITKPFFIEEVVFRVQTQLNIVQQQAKFQQGLNEQISERKIAERELNKSRALLTGVLNSSLDGVAAFEAIRDRHGQIVDFRWLIANPVAAMTLGKTTQTLKGRRLFVEESPGHLFDGLFEAFTQVVETCTVLEKEHFHDSLSLPAWFHIVAVKLGDGFAITFRDISDRKQIEDTLKQTNLRLTYQANIDSLTQIANRRRFDEYIAQEWSRCARDREYLSLILCDVDYFKSFNDTYGHQAGDNCLYEVAQAIERAVKRPADIAFRYGGEEFAVVLPHTEGAGSLKVAEDIRRQIQDLQIHHASSQISDIISLSLGVTSIIPDPRSSPDILIATADDALYDAKLKGRDRIIYRTVDTSQQAPPRPA; encoded by the coding sequence ATGAACAAAAATTATCAAGAAAAGCTACAAGAACGAATATTAATAGTAGACGATTTACCTGAAAACACTAGATTGCTGTCATCTTTACTAAGTAATAAAGGTTATAGAGTTGATTCGGCTACGGATGGAAAGATGGCTTTGTCCATAATCAAGACAATAAGCCCTGATTTAATCTTGCTTGATATTATGTTGCCTATAATGGACGGATATCACGTATGTCGCGTTTTAAAATCTCAGGCAGAAACTCAACGTATACCAATTATTTTTTTAAGCGGTTTAGACTCAGAGTACGATAAAGTTGAAGCTTTTCGAGTGGGTGCAGCAGATTATATTACCAAGCCTTTTTTTATCGAGGAAGTGGTTTTTCGCGTCCAGACTCAATTAAATATTGTTCAACAGCAAGCAAAATTTCAGCAAGGTTTAAATGAGCAAATCTCCGAAAGAAAAATTGCTGAAAGAGAATTAAATAAATCTCGTGCTTTATTAACTGGAGTTTTAAATAGCTCTTTAGATGGGGTTGCTGCTTTTGAAGCAATTCGCGATCGCCATGGACAGATTGTCGATTTTCGCTGGTTAATTGCTAACCCAGTAGCGGCAATGACCCTGGGCAAAACAACCCAAACTCTTAAAGGCAGACGATTATTTGTCGAAGAGTCTCCTGGTCATCTATTTGACGGGCTGTTTGAAGCATTTACTCAGGTTGTGGAAACTTGTACCGTGCTAGAAAAAGAACATTTTCACGACTCTCTTTCTCTCCCAGCTTGGTTTCATATTGTGGCGGTAAAGCTTGGTGATGGTTTTGCCATAACTTTTCGTGACATTAGCGATCGCAAACAAATAGAAGATACTCTAAAACAAACTAATTTAAGATTAACTTACCAAGCTAATATCGATAGTCTGACTCAGATAGCCAATCGTCGCCGCTTTGATGAGTATATTGCTCAGGAATGGTCGCGATGCGCCCGCGATCGAGAATATTTATCGCTAATTTTATGTGATGTGGATTATTTTAAATCCTTCAATGATACCTATGGACACCAGGCAGGAGATAATTGTCTATATGAAGTTGCTCAAGCCATTGAACGGGCTGTTAAACGTCCTGCTGATATAGCATTTCGTTATGGGGGAGAAGAGTTTGCCGTGGTTTTACCCCATACAGAAGGAGCAGGGTCGCTTAAGGTAGCAGAAGATATTCGTAGACAAATTCAAGACTTACAAATACATCATGCTTCATCCCAAATTAGCGATATTATCAGCCTTAGCTTAGGCGTTACTAGTATTATTCCTGACCCACGCTCATCGCCCGATATTTTGATTGCTACTGCGGATGACGCTTTGTACGATGCAAAACTCAAAGGTCGCGATCGCATTATTTATCGAACGGTAGATACGTCACAGCAGGCTCCGCCACGTCCCGCATGA
- a CDS encoding response regulator, with protein sequence MIRLLIVDDQNFTRQALQAILETEPDLEVVGKAINGHEAFKYMEQFQVDIMIVDLEMPEMSGLTVTKITSQRFPQTKVIILSSHDDEDNINAAVEAGAKGYLLKNTSAQEIIDTIRAIQRGYFQLGPGLFEKLLSHLIKEKEQAADKLAQLEDKYAQSMIGLEEKILAKNEAERQELYQEIELQVVSLKQDFRKGLENFQYQVSNQLQSGLNEANNRFHSSFPDIQKIETQIDHQNAEQQRYINALFVGTKQAISKLEKQIDFTRHFAIFLSVAFVIVNLFFSR encoded by the coding sequence ATGATTAGATTATTAATAGTAGACGATCAAAATTTTACCAGGCAGGCATTACAGGCAATTTTAGAAACAGAACCAGATTTAGAAGTTGTTGGCAAAGCTATTAATGGTCATGAAGCTTTTAAATACATGGAACAATTTCAGGTTGACATTATGATAGTTGACTTGGAAATGCCCGAAATGAGTGGTTTAACCGTAACTAAAATAACAAGTCAGCGTTTTCCCCAGACTAAAGTCATTATTCTTAGTAGTCACGACGACGAAGATAATATAAATGCAGCAGTCGAAGCAGGAGCAAAGGGTTACTTGCTCAAAAATACTTCAGCACAAGAAATTATTGATACAATTCGGGCAATTCAAAGAGGCTATTTTCAGTTAGGACCTGGACTATTTGAAAAGCTCCTTTCTCACCTGATTAAAGAAAAAGAACAGGCTGCTGATAAGTTAGCTCAACTTGAGGATAAATACGCCCAATCAATGATTGGGCTAGAAGAAAAGATACTTGCTAAGAATGAAGCCGAAAGGCAAGAGCTATACCAAGAAATTGAGCTACAAGTTGTAAGTCTAAAACAAGATTTTCGTAAAGGTCTGGAGAATTTTCAATATCAGGTAAGTAATCAGCTACAGAGCGGTTTAAATGAGGCTAACAATAGGTTTCATAGTTCTTTTCCTGATATACAAAAAATTGAAACGCAAATAGATCATCAAAATGCAGAACAGCAAAGATATATTAATGCTTTATTTGTAGGAACTAAACAAGCTATATCTAAATTAGAAAAGCAAATAGACTTTACTCGTCACTTTGCAATTTTTCTGAGCGTAGCATTCGTCATAGTTAACCTATTTTTTTCACGCTAG
- a CDS encoding glutathione S-transferase family protein encodes MATGMMVNGQWTNEEYEKDKKGRFQRNPTTFRDRLTADGSSGLTAVSDRYHLYVSYACPWAHRTLIMRQLKGLTDAISISAVDPLMGSDGWEFSNFRGTVADTINHTKYLREVYAIADSSYTGRVTVPILWDKKTSSIVNNESREIIRMFDTEFADIAQNKIDLYPQELQEKIDRAIDDIYDPINNGVYKAGFAKSQEAYEEAVKKLFAALDYWENVLAKQKYLCGDTLTEADICMFTTLFRFDAVYYVHFKCNLRHIWDYPNLWSYLTRIYQYPGVQDTCNLEHIKLHYYQSHPHINPSGIVPYGPLIDFK; translated from the coding sequence ATGGCTACAGGAATGATGGTCAATGGTCAATGGACTAACGAAGAGTACGAAAAGGATAAAAAAGGGCGTTTTCAGCGCAATCCAACTACCTTTCGCGATCGCCTTACGGCTGATGGTTCGAGTGGCTTGACCGCAGTTAGCGATCGCTATCATCTATACGTATCCTATGCCTGTCCCTGGGCGCATCGTACCTTGATTATGCGTCAATTGAAAGGATTAACCGATGCCATAAGCATTTCCGCAGTAGACCCTTTGATGGGCTCGGACGGTTGGGAATTTTCTAACTTTCGGGGGACGGTTGCCGATACTATCAATCATACTAAGTATCTAAGAGAAGTATATGCGATCGCCGACTCCAGCTATACAGGGCGAGTTACAGTACCAATATTATGGGATAAAAAGACTTCAAGTATTGTCAACAATGAATCTCGCGAAATTATACGGATGTTCGATACCGAGTTTGCAGACATAGCCCAAAACAAAATTGATTTATATCCTCAAGAGTTACAAGAGAAAATAGATCGGGCGATCGATGACATTTACGATCCAATTAATAATGGCGTTTATAAAGCTGGATTTGCTAAATCCCAAGAGGCTTATGAGGAAGCAGTTAAAAAATTGTTTGCTGCCTTAGATTATTGGGAAAATGTACTAGCAAAACAAAAATATCTTTGTGGGGATACTTTAACTGAAGCAGATATCTGTATGTTCACTACCTTATTTCGCTTTGATGCGGTTTATTATGTACATTTTAAGTGTAATCTGCGCCATATTTGGGATTATCCTAATTTATGGAGCTATTTAACGAGAATTTATCAATATCCTGGAGTTCAAGATACCTGCAACTTAGAGCATATCAAACTGCATTACTATCAAAGTCATCCTCATATCAATCCTAGTGGCATAGTTCCTTACGGTCCTTTGATTGATTTTAAATAA
- a CDS encoding response regulator — translation MSLITSKSTKRVLVVDDIADNLFLAQFILENQGYEVNTANSGRVAITQVETEKIKPDLIILDLMMPEMDGYEVIEYLRNHQKPPYIPVLLMTADTSVSCEDALHAGASGIIYKPWDLEQFLKKVEMFNV, via the coding sequence ATGTCTTTAATAACAAGTAAATCAACCAAGCGTGTTTTGGTTGTCGATGATATTGCTGATAACTTATTTTTGGCGCAATTTATTTTAGAAAACCAAGGTTATGAAGTAAATACAGCCAACAGTGGAAGAGTCGCCATAACTCAGGTAGAAACAGAGAAAATTAAACCAGATTTAATTATTCTAGACTTAATGATGCCTGAAATGGATGGCTACGAAGTAATCGAATATTTACGTAACCATCAAAAACCACCTTATATTCCTGTTTTACTAATGACTGCCGATACTAGCGTTAGTTGCGAAGATGCTTTACACGCAGGGGCAAGTGGAATAATTTATAAACCTTGGGATTTAGAACAGTTTTTGAAAAAAGTTGAGATGTTTAATGTTTGA
- a CDS encoding response regulator yields the protein MGTREAQCLQRDDYQGFFDLVAGQIATAIALSAYAAEFDQQQVKEAGFQQHIAKPLNVDALVAIVSKLVDLKPIKSQT from the coding sequence GTGGGGACAAGAGAAGCTCAATGTTTACAACGAGACGATTATCAGGGCTTTTTTGATTTAGTAGCGGGGCAAATAGCTACGGCGATCGCTCTATCGGCATATGCAGCAGAATTTGACCAGCAACAAGTAAAAGAAGCAGGTTTCCAACAACATATCGCTAAACCACTTAATGTAGATGCTCTTGTTGCCATAGTGAGTAAGCTTGTTGACCTCAAACCAATTAAATCTCAAACTTGA
- a CDS encoding DUF29 domain-containing protein, which translates to MTQLTSKTLYDSDFALWIEETISKLKAQEFERVDWENLIEEVESLGKRDKRELKSRLITLFEHLLKRIYVPLPDCYRGWEVTIRRTQSKLKDILADSPSLSGFLASIYFDCYQEAVDNMQIEYDAYFPDLCPFPQDVTVLLTEKLWEKSQ; encoded by the coding sequence ATGACACAATTAACCTCAAAAACTCTATATGATTCGGATTTTGCGCTTTGGATTGAGGAAACTATAAGCAAACTAAAAGCCCAAGAATTTGAGCGAGTTGATTGGGAAAATTTGATTGAAGAGGTTGAATCTTTGGGAAAAAGAGATAAACGAGAGTTAAAAAGTCGTTTGATTACCTTATTTGAACATCTTCTAAAACGTATATATGTACCTTTGCCCGATTGTTATCGGGGTTGGGAAGTGACTATTAGACGTACTCAATCAAAGTTGAAGGATATTTTGGCTGACTCTCCTAGTTTAAGCGGATTTTTAGCAAGTATATATTTCGATTGTTATCAAGAAGCGGTGGACAATATGCAAATTGAATATGATGCTTATTTTCCCGATTTATGCCCATTTCCCCAGGACGTAACTGTTTTATTAACTGAGAAGCTTTGGGAGAAGTCACAATAA
- a CDS encoding GGDEF/EAL domain-containing response regulator, with product MNTNQTERPQANLLIVDDTLDNLELLAAILNKRGYQTRCIDNGFEAIKVARSGWADLILLDIKMPDIDGYQVCEQLKADAQTKDIPVIFISALDNFANKKRAFKVGGVDYINKPFEIEEVVVRVVNQITIKSNNSKIIELNNQLEQKVKERTAELENSNQQLQEEVNLRQQAQDRLLKMALNDPITGFGNRNSFVSRLKQALRVTGQQPNYYFAVILLECDRFKTIKCTISNVETNQLLMAIAHKLDSCLPDSALLSRLEGDEFAIFLDKIRNVNEAIAVVEKIRQKLTTPFAIKQRKILINANMGIVIGSQDYQDIDRLFNDADIAMQQAKDLEGDRYQVFKPEMYIQLQEDQELANQEMSLKQAIKYQEFVNYYLPIISLATQQIIELEALVRWHHPQQGVILPQDFIATAEDMGLMNAIGNLVLKQACQHIQHWQHNNKGQNNLGICINLSAKQLFHPSLVDKVDMILRKIKIQGQHIKFDIPETVLLEQPQNTLSILQELKKRRVKLCLDKFGSGYSSLTCLHRFPFDELSIDRSLIAHIGQATPNLEQEKSTTLLLKQIIAIAHQMKMVVTATGIENNFQLNLLKSLNCDRGQGYLISKLLDKDAVDKYLLINSNKQLTTN from the coding sequence TTGAACACTAATCAGACTGAAAGACCCCAAGCAAATCTTTTAATTGTTGATGATACTCTAGATAATTTGGAGTTACTCGCTGCTATTTTAAATAAGCGGGGTTATCAAACTCGTTGTATTGACAATGGCTTTGAAGCAATAAAAGTTGCTCGATCTGGTTGGGCTGATTTAATTTTATTAGATATTAAGATGCCTGACATTGATGGTTATCAGGTATGTGAACAACTCAAGGCTGATGCACAAACTAAAGATATTCCTGTCATCTTTATCAGTGCTTTGGATAATTTTGCCAACAAGAAAAGAGCCTTTAAAGTTGGCGGCGTAGACTACATTAATAAGCCTTTTGAAATCGAAGAGGTGGTAGTTAGAGTTGTCAATCAAATTACCATCAAGTCCAACAACAGCAAAATTATTGAGCTTAATAATCAACTAGAGCAAAAAGTAAAAGAGCGCACCGCTGAACTTGAAAACAGCAATCAGCAGCTACAAGAGGAAGTTAATCTCCGTCAGCAGGCTCAGGATAGACTATTGAAGATGGCTCTTAACGATCCGATCACTGGCTTTGGTAACCGTAATTCTTTTGTTAGTCGTCTCAAGCAGGCATTGAGAGTTACGGGACAGCAGCCTAATTACTATTTTGCCGTAATCTTATTAGAATGCGATCGCTTTAAGACCATTAAATGCACCATCAGTAATGTCGAAACCAACCAACTGTTAATGGCGATCGCTCATAAACTAGACTCTTGTTTACCCGATTCAGCGTTACTTAGTCGCTTGGAAGGGGATGAGTTTGCTATCTTCTTAGATAAGATCCGCAATGTGAATGAGGCGATCGCTGTAGTTGAAAAAATTAGACAAAAGCTGACTACTCCGTTTGCGATCAAACAAAGAAAAATCTTAATCAATGCCAACATGGGTATAGTGATTGGCAGCCAAGATTATCAAGATATAGACCGTCTATTTAACGATGCTGATATTGCCATGCAGCAAGCAAAAGACTTAGAGGGCGATCGCTATCAGGTATTTAAGCCAGAAATGTATATTCAGCTTCAAGAAGATCAAGAGTTGGCAAATCAGGAAATGAGCTTAAAACAGGCAATTAAATACCAAGAATTTGTCAATTATTATCTACCCATAATATCTTTAGCAACCCAGCAAATTATTGAATTAGAAGCTTTGGTTCGTTGGCATCATCCCCAACAAGGAGTTATTCTACCTCAAGATTTTATCGCTACAGCCGAAGATATGGGTTTGATGAATGCGATCGGTAACTTGGTTTTAAAACAGGCTTGTCAACATATTCAACATTGGCAACATAATAATAAAGGTCAAAACAACCTGGGAATTTGTATCAACCTATCGGCTAAACAGCTTTTTCATCCTAGTTTGGTTGATAAGGTTGATATGATTTTGCGTAAAATCAAAATTCAGGGACAACATATTAAGTTTGATATCCCCGAAACGGTATTACTAGAACAGCCTCAGAATACTTTGAGTATTTTGCAGGAGTTAAAAAAACGTCGGGTAAAACTTTGTTTAGACAAATTCGGTTCGGGTTATTCATCTCTAACCTGCCTTCATCGTTTTCCTTTTGATGAATTATCGATAGATCGTTCTTTAATTGCTCACATTGGTCAAGCAACTCCTAATTTAGAACAGGAAAAATCGACCACGCTACTGTTAAAGCAAATTATTGCGATCGCTCATCAAATGAAGATGGTGGTTACAGCCACAGGTATCGAAAACAATTTTCAGCTAAATCTGCTCAAAAGTTTAAACTGCGATCGAGGACAAGGATATCTAATTTCCAAACTCTTAGATAAAGATGCGGTAGATAAGTATCTATTGATAAATAGTAATAAGCAATTAACAACTAACTAA
- a CDS encoding response regulator, which yields MSYKKGYTNVPYVLVVADNQDDLYLIGYILEGMNLKYYGISDSEKVLDLAIDQTPEFIVLDIVMPKISGFDIISQLKSNIFTKDIPVIAVTGLDRFYYQSKIASAGFDDCIYKPFAFEDFEAKLKSSFVKFNFQEIFFAI from the coding sequence ATGTCGTATAAAAAAGGTTATACAAATGTTCCTTATGTATTGGTTGTTGCGGATAACCAAGATGATCTATATCTCATCGGCTATATTCTAGAAGGAATGAATCTCAAATACTACGGAATTAGTGACAGCGAAAAAGTTCTAGATTTAGCAATAGATCAAACGCCTGAGTTTATTGTTCTAGATATAGTTATGCCCAAAATCTCTGGATTTGATATTATTAGCCAGCTTAAATCTAATATATTCACTAAAGATATTCCAGTTATTGCAGTAACAGGATTGGATAGATTTTATTATCAATCAAAAATTGCCAGCGCAGGTTTTGATGATTGTATTTATAAACCTTTTGCTTTTGAAGACTTTGAAGCCAAGCTAAAGTCTTCTTTTGTAAAGTTTAATTTTCAAGAAATATTCTTTGCTATTTGA
- a CDS encoding YsnF/AvaK domain-containing protein encodes MNSTSHKRAAGLFHNRDKAESAVHDLKDSGYDMHKVSIIAKDADQIDGVETTEKIGDKADDGATTGALTGGTLGGITGLLVGLGTLAIPGVGPILLAGAGATTIATTLAGAGIGVAAGGLVGALVGLGIPEEKAKIYTDSVKDGSFLVMVNGTEAEIARAEAIMHHHGIEEFGIYDAPTSNAESTVGANIAHIDEDIKTRTDIADGEKIKLYEERLTVNKQRAKTGEVSIGKRVETEIANISVPVEKERLVIERKNVMGEAISPETVHFGDGETVNVDLYEETATINKQVFVREEVNVHKEVEQETVQKSETIRREELEIDEEGDVIRH; translated from the coding sequence ATGAATAGTACCTCTCACAAACGTGCTGCTGGTTTATTTCATAATCGAGACAAAGCAGAGTCGGCAGTCCACGATCTTAAAGATAGTGGCTATGATATGCACAAAGTCTCGATCATCGCCAAAGATGCTGACCAGATAGATGGTGTAGAAACTACGGAAAAAATAGGTGATAAAGCTGATGATGGTGCTACTACTGGTGCGTTAACAGGCGGTACTTTAGGCGGTATTACTGGTTTATTAGTTGGTTTAGGTACATTAGCAATTCCAGGTGTGGGACCAATCTTACTTGCAGGAGCAGGGGCGACAACCATCGCTACGACTCTGGCTGGTGCAGGTATTGGCGTAGCAGCAGGCGGATTAGTAGGTGCTTTGGTAGGATTAGGCATCCCTGAAGAGAAAGCCAAAATCTATACAGATAGCGTCAAAGATGGCAGCTTTCTGGTGATGGTTAATGGTACAGAGGCAGAGATTGCTCGTGCAGAGGCAATTATGCATCATCATGGTATTGAAGAATTTGGTATCTATGATGCTCCAACTTCAAATGCAGAATCAACTGTAGGTGCAAACATAGCCCACATAGATGAAGATATCAAAACCAGAACTGATATTGCTGACGGCGAAAAAATTAAACTGTATGAAGAACGCCTAACGGTTAATAAGCAACGTGCCAAAACAGGAGAGGTTTCTATTGGCAAGCGAGTTGAAACCGAAATAGCCAACATATCTGTACCTGTGGAAAAAGAGCGTCTTGTAATTGAACGCAAAAACGTCATGGGAGAAGCAATTAGTCCTGAAACTGTTCACTTTGGAGATGGGGAAACAGTAAACGTCGATCTTTATGAAGAAACTGCCACGATTAATAAGCAAGTTTTTGTTCGTGAAGAAGTTAACGTTCACAAAGAAGTAGAGCAAGAAACTGTACAAAAGAGTGAAACTATTCGTCGCGAAGAATTAGAGATAGACGAAGAAGGTGATGTAATCCGACACTAA
- a CDS encoding BON domain-containing protein, whose product MNKLIVFLMGSVLLFGAVSCDAARTSSDAPTSNDGKVEQATKVKDTKEDSSNKTRQNQLNSDIRAREQRNDMAGDRTKRADADLESEVRAKLESNIPRAKLTVKANDGNLVVLGTVRDQKEFNTIEPLAQEILGVDKVNVEGVKIVATKS is encoded by the coding sequence ATGAACAAACTAATAGTATTTTTAATGGGCAGTGTTTTGCTTTTCGGTGCAGTAAGCTGTGATGCAGCCAGAACAAGCTCCGATGCTCCTACTTCTAATGATGGCAAGGTAGAACAGGCAACAAAGGTAAAAGACACTAAAGAAGACTCTAGCAATAAAACTCGCCAAAATCAGCTAAATTCTGATATTCGCGCTAGAGAACAACGCAATGATATGGCTGGCGATCGCACTAAAAGAGCCGATGCCGATCTCGAAAGCGAAGTTAGGGCGAAGTTAGAATCTAATATCCCTCGCGCCAAGCTGACTGTCAAAGCTAATGATGGTAATCTAGTTGTTCTGGGAACAGTTCGCGATCAAAAAGAGTTTAATACCATTGAACCTTTAGCTCAAGAAATTCTTGGTGTTGATAAGGTCAATGTCGAAGGAGTTAAGATCGTAGCTACCAAATCATAA
- a CDS encoding P-II family nitrogen regulator, whose amino-acid sequence MSSFNRGTLVTIICEMVLQDRLIKLMKTLNVSGYTIIPAQGAGSHGKRMGDVAGYNTNIEVKTVVTPEVSTQLLEDLADLAQNHALIAFRQNVEGLFN is encoded by the coding sequence ATGTCTTCTTTTAATCGAGGTACTCTCGTAACCATCATCTGTGAAATGGTTTTACAAGACCGTTTAATTAAGTTAATGAAAACATTGAATGTTTCTGGGTATACAATTATTCCAGCACAGGGCGCAGGTAGTCATGGTAAACGGATGGGAGATGTAGCAGGCTACAATACCAACATTGAAGTCAAAACAGTCGTTACCCCCGAAGTATCCACTCAATTGCTTGAAGATTTAGCAGACCTTGCCCAAAATCATGCTCTAATCGCCTTCAGGCAAAATGTAGAGGGTCTGTTTAATTAG
- a CDS encoding FAD-binding oxidoreductase, whose product MTTAIATQLKSLIDSQTELVELKNADVYWQSKINQAVINADAPIYLLFPKTVDALAKIVKQASQNQWRILICGNGSKLTWGNLSQDISLVISTQKCDRLIEHAVGDLTVTAEAGMKIADLQAVLRSHNQFLPIDPSYPQTATLGGIVATADTGSWRQRYAGVRDLLLGLSFVRADGEIAKAGGRVVKNVAGYDLMKLFTGAYGTLGLISQLTFRTYPLIATSQTLLLTGKAEQIAQACQTIRNSGLTPTALDLLSATVVDRLGLGKDIGLVMRWQTIPESIEQQIEQVQAIAKDLSLTYKNYQDRLETDLWQQCATITTTPDSDTAITCKIGISPTAALNFLQLKQISSPNIAVRVHAASGIGELQLKNIDNRAIAQMRSYCQQNYGFLTILHAPKSVKQKIDIWGYTGNAKQTMQTIKNQFDPQNILNPSRFLV is encoded by the coding sequence ATGACAACTGCGATCGCAACTCAACTAAAATCGCTCATTGATAGTCAGACAGAATTAGTCGAACTAAAAAATGCCGATGTCTATTGGCAAAGCAAGATAAATCAGGCAGTGATAAACGCTGACGCACCTATATACTTGCTATTTCCCAAGACTGTAGATGCTTTGGCAAAAATAGTTAAGCAGGCATCTCAAAACCAATGGCGTATTCTGATTTGCGGTAATGGCAGTAAATTAACTTGGGGTAATCTAAGCCAGGATATAAGCTTAGTAATCAGCACTCAAAAATGCGATCGCCTGATTGAACACGCCGTAGGAGATCTTACGGTAACGGCAGAAGCGGGAATGAAAATAGCGGATCTACAAGCAGTATTGCGATCGCACAATCAATTTTTACCCATCGATCCTAGTTATCCACAGACAGCTACTCTGGGAGGAATAGTCGCCACAGCCGATACTGGAAGCTGGCGACAGCGTTACGCTGGAGTGCGCGATCTGCTACTAGGATTATCTTTTGTCCGCGCTGATGGTGAAATTGCCAAAGCGGGAGGTAGAGTCGTTAAAAACGTAGCGGGTTATGACCTAATGAAATTGTTTACTGGTGCTTATGGTACTTTGGGGCTAATTTCGCAGCTTACTTTTCGGACTTATCCTTTAATTGCCACTTCTCAAACTTTATTATTAACAGGGAAAGCAGAGCAAATCGCTCAAGCTTGTCAGACGATCCGTAATTCTGGTTTAACTCCTACTGCTTTAGATTTACTTTCGGCTACGGTGGTAGATCGATTAGGTTTAGGGAAAGATATTGGTTTAGTGATGCGTTGGCAAACCATACCAGAAAGTATTGAGCAACAGATAGAGCAAGTACAGGCGATTGCCAAAGATTTAAGTTTAACCTACAAAAACTATCAAGATCGCTTAGAAACAGATTTATGGCAACAATGCGCCACTATCACCACAACTCCTGATTCTGATACAGCAATCACCTGCAAAATAGGTATTTCTCCCACTGCTGCCCTAAATTTTCTACAATTAAAACAGATTAGCTCGCCAAATATCGCCGTTAGAGTTCACGCAGCTAGTGGCATTGGAGAACTACAGCTAAAAAATATAGATAATCGGGCGATCGCCCAAATGCGTTCATATTGCCAACAAAACTACGGTTTTCTCACTATCCTTCATGCACCCAAATCAGTTAAACAAAAAATAGATATTTGGGGCTATACAGGCAATGCTAAACAAACTATGCAAACAATCAAAAACCAGTTCGATCCTCAGAATATTCTTAATCCTAGCCGTTTTCTTGTATAA